The following proteins come from a genomic window of Chloroflexota bacterium:
- a CDS encoding LuxR C-terminal-related transcriptional regulator encodes MTARQFDSPFLLRTKLNPPRVREGFIVRSRLQDRLERGVDRRLTLVSAPAGYGKSSLVQHWLTMADRRFAWLSLDEHDASLANFIGYLAAAVQTVYPEAVSTTRSLLQGPSLPEARRLADIFLGDLEELPGSLTLVLDDYHVVQSEDVQAFMTRLVQQLPEQVHLVLVSRSDPVLALSKLRGRGQLTEIRGLDLRFTYGEAREFFERNIGGPLADEIVTLVVERTEGWPVGLQLAAVSLRENEDREDFARRFSESGHRLVTDYLLTEVLEDLSEAQRSLMFRTAILNRFCPSLCEVVDEDSAGRADGEAFIKKLWGSNLFLVSLDNEGNWYRYHHLFRDLMRHRLRQTCSKAEIAACHLRASEWFEKEGLLDEAIIHAVEAGDAQRAAQLVEAHINDALNQEDWRHLQRWLEFLPEPLLQRPMLLVAQASLQQFQYKVAAMIPLLEAAERGLDDGTTNYTPDQEVFVRGSIAAHRAMSFVQGSPERNVAMASQALEDLPADALYLRGLAEFWTIYGLQRVGQTQAAVAFAQAALQRQFGRPDARTFRLLLGLGAVHYSETNLSALEAVATTYWQVAQESEQLVSLGWSDFLLGWAHYQRNELDSAACCFNRVIGIRYGAHGRAVIDCYTGLALTLQAQRQDSAALAVARDLRGFLLDRGMVGFLAIADALMLRLAIGQGNQRIMPRAFADPVTQMALDLWLLPALTEIQASLADPVRGQLDAAQETLRICRGLAEDWHSTRRLLEIGAMETLLHAARGEKGAALITLRETVSLGEAGGALRVFVDAGRGLRSYLRQLLDEGFARDYVRQILHTFDTPTLEAPKPALAPVLDVESQGHARALDGLLTNREVDVLLLVEQRLTNKEIAARLAISPDTVKKHTISVHRKLGVKNRRQAVARARALGILPENSWTEFS; translated from the coding sequence ATGACAGCAAGACAATTCGATTCGCCTTTTCTACTCCGAACCAAGCTGAATCCCCCCCGTGTGCGGGAGGGATTCATCGTACGCTCGCGCTTGCAGGACCGCCTGGAGCGCGGCGTCGACCGGCGGCTGACCCTGGTGTCGGCGCCGGCAGGCTACGGAAAGTCTTCCCTGGTGCAACACTGGCTGACGATGGCTGATCGGAGATTCGCGTGGCTGTCATTGGACGAACACGACGCCAGCCTGGCGAACTTCATCGGGTACCTGGCGGCGGCCGTGCAGACGGTTTACCCGGAAGCAGTCTCAACAACCCGATCGCTGTTGCAGGGTCCATCATTGCCGGAGGCGAGACGCCTGGCCGACATCTTTCTGGGGGATCTGGAGGAGCTTCCTGGTTCGCTGACCCTGGTGCTGGATGACTACCATGTGGTGCAGAGTGAGGATGTGCAGGCCTTTATGACACGTCTGGTGCAGCAGTTGCCCGAGCAGGTGCATCTGGTACTGGTATCCCGTTCCGATCCCGTGCTTGCACTGAGCAAGCTTCGGGGACGGGGGCAACTCACCGAGATCCGCGGTTTGGATTTGCGCTTCACGTATGGAGAGGCCCGGGAGTTTTTTGAGCGGAATATCGGCGGGCCTCTGGCGGACGAGATTGTAACCCTGGTGGTAGAGCGGACCGAAGGATGGCCTGTCGGCCTGCAATTGGCAGCCGTTTCATTGCGTGAGAACGAGGACCGGGAGGATTTTGCCCGGCGCTTTTCCGAGAGTGGCCATCGTCTGGTGACTGACTACTTGCTGACTGAGGTGCTGGAGGATCTGTCGGAAGCGCAACGGTCGTTGATGTTTCGCACCGCGATCCTGAATCGTTTTTGTCCGTCACTGTGCGAGGTGGTTGACGAAGATTCAGCAGGACGGGCAGATGGCGAAGCATTCATCAAAAAGCTCTGGGGCTCCAATCTCTTTTTGGTCTCTTTGGACAATGAGGGGAACTGGTATCGCTATCACCACCTTTTTCGTGACCTGATGCGACACCGTCTGCGGCAGACCTGCTCGAAGGCTGAGATCGCCGCCTGCCATCTGCGGGCCAGCGAATGGTTTGAAAAAGAGGGTTTGTTGGACGAGGCGATCATTCATGCCGTGGAAGCTGGGGATGCTCAGCGAGCGGCCCAACTGGTCGAAGCACACATCAACGATGCGCTGAACCAGGAGGACTGGCGTCATCTTCAACGTTGGCTGGAGTTCTTACCGGAGCCGTTGTTGCAACGACCCATGTTGCTGGTAGCACAGGCTAGCTTGCAGCAGTTTCAATACAAGGTTGCTGCCATGATCCCGCTCCTTGAGGCTGCGGAACGTGGTCTCGATGATGGCACGACCAACTACACGCCGGACCAGGAGGTCTTTGTTCGGGGTTCGATCGCTGCCCACCGTGCCATGAGCTTTGTGCAGGGGAGTCCTGAGCGCAACGTGGCCATGGCCAGCCAGGCGCTGGAGGACCTACCCGCTGATGCCTTATACCTGCGAGGTTTGGCGGAGTTCTGGACCATCTATGGCCTGCAGCGGGTGGGTCAGACGCAGGCGGCGGTGGCCTTCGCGCAGGCGGCGTTGCAACGACAGTTCGGCCGGCCAGATGCACGGACGTTCAGGCTGCTTCTGGGGCTTGGGGCTGTCCATTATTCGGAAACCAACTTGTCCGCACTGGAGGCTGTGGCGACCACCTATTGGCAGGTGGCGCAGGAAAGTGAGCAACTGGTGAGTCTGGGCTGGTCCGATTTTCTGTTAGGCTGGGCTCACTACCAGCGCAACGAGTTGGACTCCGCGGCGTGCTGCTTTAATCGCGTCATTGGTATCCGTTACGGGGCCCATGGTCGAGCAGTCATCGACTGCTACACTGGATTGGCGTTGACCCTACAGGCCCAGAGGCAAGATTCCGCTGCCCTGGCGGTTGCCCGGGACCTGCGGGGCTTTCTGTTGGACCGTGGTATGGTTGGGTTCCTGGCGATTGCCGATGCGCTGATGCTGCGATTGGCGATTGGCCAGGGAAATCAGAGGATCATGCCGCGGGCATTTGCCGATCCCGTCACCCAGATGGCACTGGATCTCTGGCTGCTGCCAGCGCTCACTGAGATACAGGCTTCCCTGGCGGATCCTGTGCGGGGCCAACTGGATGCTGCGCAAGAGACGTTGCGCATCTGTCGTGGGTTGGCGGAAGATTGGCACTCAACCCGCCGCTTGCTCGAGATCGGTGCGATGGAGACTCTACTGCATGCTGCCCGCGGTGAAAAAGGGGCAGCCTTGATCACGCTGCGGGAGACGGTGTCGTTGGGAGAGGCCGGTGGTGCCCTGCGGGTCTTCGTGGATGCCGGGCGGGGCTTGCGTTCCTATTTGCGACAGTTACTCGACGAAGGTTTCGCCCGCGACTATGTACGGCAGATTCTGCACACTTTCGATACACCTACTTTGGAAGCCCCGAAACCTGCCCTTGCCCCGGTCCTGGATGTTGAATCCCAGGGGCACGCCCGCGCGCTGGATGGCCTGCTGACCAACCGGGAGGTCGATGTGCTCCTGTTGGTCGAACAACGGTTGACCAATAAGGAGATCGCCGCCCGCCTCGCTATATCGCCTGATACGGTCAAGAAACACACGATCAGTGTTCACAGGAAGCTGGGGGTGAAGAATCGGCGT
- the dnaK gene encoding molecular chaperone DnaK — protein MAKIIGIDLGTTNSVVAVMEQGESVVIPSSEGARLVPSVVAVNTKSGERLVGQVARRQAVTNPDNTIYSVKRLMGRKFDDAEVQRAIELLPYKIVKRSNGDAAVIMGDKEYAPAEISAMILQKIKHDAEQYLGEPVSQAVITVPAYFNDSQRQATKDAGRIAGLDVLRIINEPTASALAYGLDKDVEKRIAVYDLGGGTFDISILDVGEGVFEVKSTNGDTFLGGDDFDQRIIEWIADEFKKEQGIDLRQDRMALQRLKEAAEKAKIELSTVMQTEINLPFITADASGPKHLQMTLTRAKLEQLTADLVERSIVTVQKAMDDAGLTPSDIEEVILVGGQTRMPAVQEAVKQYFGRELHKGVNPDEVVGIGAAIQAGVLGGDVKDVLLLDVTPLTLGIETLGGVATPLIERNTTIPTKKSQIFSTAAGNQTSVEIKVVQGERPMAADNKLLGNFILDGIPPAPRGIPQIEVTFDIDADGILAVSALDKATGREQSIRITASSGLSQGEIDRMVKEAEAHKAEDQRRQDEVEARNTADTAIFQVEKFLSDTPNLPDGTKEQLEGKIAAVRSALQGSDTARIRSTSDELMEAWQQVGAQMYQQPGEQPAPGGDDGGSPPPPEGGDDDEVVEGEFREA, from the coding sequence ATGGCAAAAATTATCGGTATTGATTTGGGGACCACGAATTCAGTCGTGGCAGTCATGGAACAGGGTGAGTCCGTGGTCATTCCCTCCTCCGAGGGAGCGCGCTTGGTTCCCTCCGTGGTGGCGGTGAATACCAAGTCGGGCGAACGCCTGGTTGGTCAGGTTGCGCGGCGCCAGGCGGTCACAAATCCTGATAATACCATCTATTCGGTGAAGCGGCTCATGGGTCGCAAATTCGACGATGCGGAAGTACAGCGGGCCATCGAGCTTTTACCCTACAAGATCGTCAAGCGCTCCAACGGGGATGCCGCCGTGATCATGGGGGACAAGGAATACGCACCGGCGGAGATCTCTGCGATGATCTTGCAGAAGATCAAACATGATGCCGAACAGTATCTGGGTGAACCAGTTTCCCAGGCAGTGATCACCGTACCTGCCTACTTCAATGACAGCCAGCGCCAGGCGACCAAGGATGCCGGTCGCATCGCTGGCCTGGATGTGTTGCGGATCATCAACGAGCCGACAGCATCTGCTCTGGCCTATGGCCTTGACAAAGATGTGGAAAAGCGCATCGCCGTCTATGATCTGGGTGGTGGCACTTTTGATATCAGCATCCTCGACGTTGGCGAGGGCGTGTTCGAGGTTAAATCCACCAATGGCGACACCTTCCTGGGAGGCGATGACTTCGATCAGCGGATAATCGAATGGATTGCCGATGAATTCAAGAAGGAGCAGGGCATCGATCTGCGCCAGGACCGGATGGCTCTGCAGCGACTCAAGGAAGCGGCTGAAAAGGCCAAGATCGAGCTGTCGACCGTTATGCAGACGGAAATCAACTTGCCCTTCATCACGGCAGACGCCAGTGGCCCCAAGCATCTGCAGATGACCCTGACCCGTGCCAAATTGGAGCAGTTGACCGCTGACCTGGTGGAGCGTTCGATTGTGACGGTTCAGAAGGCGATGGATGATGCGGGGCTAACGCCTTCGGACATCGAAGAGGTGATTCTGGTCGGTGGCCAGACCCGCATGCCGGCGGTTCAGGAGGCTGTCAAACAGTACTTCGGCCGCGAGCTGCATAAGGGCGTCAATCCTGACGAGGTAGTCGGAATCGGCGCAGCTATCCAGGCGGGTGTGCTGGGTGGTGATGTGAAGGATGTGCTGTTGCTGGACGTGACTCCGCTGACCCTGGGTATCGAGACCCTTGGCGGGGTTGCGACACCGCTTATCGAGCGCAACACGACTATTCCCACCAAAAAGAGCCAGATATTCTCTACGGCGGCCGGTAACCAGACCAGCGTAGAGATCAAGGTTGTTCAGGGTGAGCGCCCGATGGCCGCCGATAACAAGCTGCTCGGTAATTTCATTCTGGACGGGATTCCACCGGCACCGCGAGGTATTCCTCAGATCGAGGTTACCTTCGATATCGACGCTGACGGCATTTTGGCCGTGAGCGCGCTGGATAAGGCGACCGGCCGGGAGCAGAGCATTCGCATCACGGCGTCCAGCGGCCTGTCTCAAGGCGAGATCGATCGCATGGTCAAGGAGGCCGAGGCCCACAAGGCTGAGGATCAGCGACGGCAGGATGAAGTTGAAGCGCGCAACACCGCAGACACGGCGATCTTCCAGGTCGAGAAGTTCCTGAGTGATACGCCCAATCTGCCCGATGGCACCAAGGAGCAGCTGGAGGGAAAGATCGCTGCGGTGCGTTCGGCGCTCCAGGGTTCAGATACGGCTCGCATTCGCAGCACAAGCGATGAACTGATGGAAGCGTGGCAGCAGGTCGGCGCCCAGATGTACCAGCAGCCCGGCGAGCAACCGGCACCTGGTGGTGACGATGGTGGTTCACCTCCGCCGCCCGAGGGTGGCGACGATGATGAAGTGGTCGAGGGTGAATTCCGCGAGGCTTAG
- a CDS encoding aminopeptidase: MSPSRIAQIADVLVNYSTRIQPGEQVAIVGPVSASPLLIELYRYALWAGAFPQLVSRFPEATEILLREGNDDQLQFISPIIEYVATEADCMIAVMSEDNTKALTSVDPTRQVLRAQSMRPVSKRQLERMGDTKDPFRWCGTLFPTNAHAQDAEMSLSEYSDFVFDACLPGFDQLPQDARAFAAPGADRDDPVTYWQTFSRWQGQMASYLTQRQDLHVVGPNIDLRLAIGGRVWLNADGHANFPDGEVFTGPVEDSVEGWVAFTYPAVYRGNEVQDVRLRFEKGRVVEASATRGEDFLIKILDTDEGARRLGEFAIGTNPGITRFTRNTLFDEKIKGTCHMAVGASIPGTGGENQSAIHWDMVCDLRKDSSIFADGELLYADGEFVVDFAQRGVVATSGVGERSMGRLFGGE, encoded by the coding sequence ATGAGTCCCTCCAGAATCGCACAGATTGCCGACGTTTTGGTCAACTACTCCACCCGCATTCAACCCGGAGAACAGGTGGCAATCGTCGGGCCTGTGAGTGCATCACCTCTCTTGATCGAGTTGTATCGATATGCGCTGTGGGCTGGCGCCTTCCCCCAACTTGTGAGTCGATTCCCTGAGGCCACGGAAATTCTGTTGCGCGAGGGCAACGACGATCAATTGCAGTTTATATCTCCAATTATCGAGTACGTTGCTACTGAAGCTGACTGCATGATCGCTGTGATGTCTGAGGATAACACCAAGGCGCTGACAAGTGTTGACCCGACAAGGCAGGTTCTGCGGGCCCAGTCCATGCGTCCGGTGAGTAAACGACAATTAGAGCGGATGGGGGATACCAAAGACCCCTTCCGCTGGTGTGGCACGCTTTTTCCCACCAATGCCCACGCCCAGGACGCAGAGATGTCGTTGAGCGAATACAGCGATTTTGTGTTCGATGCCTGTTTGCCCGGCTTTGACCAACTGCCGCAGGATGCCAGGGCCTTTGCTGCCCCGGGAGCCGACCGCGACGATCCTGTGACCTACTGGCAAACCTTTTCACGCTGGCAAGGCCAGATGGCGTCCTATCTGACGCAGCGGCAGGATCTTCATGTTGTCGGACCTAACATCGATCTTCGACTGGCCATTGGAGGACGGGTCTGGTTGAACGCCGACGGTCATGCCAACTTCCCCGATGGTGAGGTGTTCACCGGTCCGGTGGAGGACTCGGTGGAAGGCTGGGTGGCGTTCACCTATCCTGCGGTGTATCGGGGCAATGAGGTGCAAGACGTTCGCCTGCGGTTTGAAAAGGGACGGGTGGTCGAGGCCTCGGCCACCCGTGGTGAGGATTTCCTGATCAAAATACTGGATACAGACGAGGGAGCGCGGCGGCTGGGAGAGTTCGCCATCGGCACCAATCCCGGCATTACTCGTTTCACCAGAAACACCCTGTTCGACGAAAAGATCAAGGGGACCTGCCACATGGCGGTGGGCGCCTCCATACCGGGGACCGGCGGCGAGAACCAGTCTGCCATCCACTGGGACATGGTCTGCGACCTGCGAAAAGATAGCAGTATCTTTGCAGATGGCGAGCTGTTGTACGCAGATGGTGAGTTTGTGGTCGATTTTGCCCAACGCGGCGTGGTGGCGACTTCCGGTGTGGGCGAACGCTCCATGGGACGGCTGTTCGGAGGAGAATAG
- a CDS encoding DUF308 domain-containing protein: MTSSTEITPEQYAFWGEVKLPPWWLVLIEGILLVIIGIWLFTQPISTMTALVFVLGIYWLISGVFNLVRLIWDRSMWAWKIFAGVLGIIAGLIVIQHPWGSTVVVSNVVVFLLAMIGIFMGISSLIHAFMGGGWGAGILGVISIVLGAFLLFGDFVGVGFLAFFLGFFALLGGIGAIIGSFRIRHAEHQIEDAVEAYEDRAAVAAGDQ, translated from the coding sequence ATGACAAGTTCAACGGAAATCACCCCGGAACAATACGCTTTCTGGGGAGAGGTGAAACTGCCGCCATGGTGGCTGGTGTTGATCGAAGGCATCCTGCTGGTGATCATCGGTATCTGGCTGTTCACCCAGCCGATCTCGACCATGACGGCGCTGGTGTTTGTTTTGGGGATCTACTGGCTCATCAGCGGGGTGTTCAACCTGGTAAGGCTGATCTGGGATCGCTCCATGTGGGCCTGGAAGATCTTTGCAGGTGTTCTGGGCATCATCGCGGGCCTGATCGTGATCCAGCATCCATGGGGCAGCACAGTGGTGGTCAGCAATGTGGTAGTGTTCTTGCTGGCGATGATCGGGATCTTTATGGGGATTTCGAGTCTGATCCATGCCTTTATGGGTGGGGGTTGGGGTGCCGGCATCCTGGGCGTGATCAGCATCGTGCTGGGCGCGTTCCTGCTGTTTGGTGATTTCGTGGGAGTGGGGTTCCTGGCCTTTTTCCTGGGTTTCTTCGCCCTGCTGGGTGGCATTGGCGCGATCATCGGATCCTTCCGGATACGCCACGCGGAGCACCAGATCGAGGATGCCGTGGAAGCGTATGAGGATCGGGCTGCTGTTGCTGCCGGCGATCAATAA
- the hrcA gene encoding heat-inducible transcriptional repressor HrcA has translation MGRVIVGELNARRRAVLAIVVQEYIESAQPVGSRTVVEGYGLTVSSATIRNEMKALEERGYLTHPHTSAGRIPTDEGYRYFVEHLLPDGSLSEDDQLMIQHQFHQVGLEADQWAQLSAAVLAHTANMAALATPVRASQVRFKHIELVEVRQGLILLVLVLHQGIVKQQMLSVDGEVSQEELSRVSNQLNHLLAAKTGAEVAAESGELSDFGLRVIEVVQTIIERESRASTEHVYREGLSYILMQPEFASTEDAQQLVTVLEQPPLFSSVFEDVRQQDGVQILIGGDRAVEPLRDISLVLSPYGISSQATGVLGILGPIRMPYNRAIPLVRFVARVMSELVQDWYG, from the coding sequence ATGGGAAGAGTGATTGTGGGTGAGTTGAATGCCCGCCGGCGGGCGGTGCTGGCGATTGTTGTACAGGAATATATCGAGAGCGCGCAACCTGTTGGTTCCAGGACGGTGGTCGAGGGCTATGGGTTGACCGTTAGTTCGGCAACGATTCGCAACGAAATGAAGGCCCTGGAGGAGCGGGGTTACCTGACTCATCCTCACACGTCAGCGGGGCGTATTCCCACCGACGAGGGGTATCGCTATTTCGTGGAGCACCTCCTGCCCGATGGTTCTCTCTCTGAGGACGATCAATTGATGATCCAGCATCAGTTCCATCAGGTGGGACTGGAGGCGGATCAGTGGGCGCAACTCTCGGCTGCTGTATTGGCTCATACGGCCAACATGGCGGCACTGGCGACGCCTGTACGGGCGTCGCAGGTCCGCTTCAAGCACATCGAGCTGGTCGAGGTTCGCCAGGGGCTGATTCTACTTGTCCTTGTGTTGCATCAGGGGATAGTCAAACAGCAGATGCTCAGTGTGGACGGCGAGGTATCCCAGGAAGAGTTGAGTCGAGTTTCGAATCAGCTAAACCACCTGTTGGCTGCTAAGACCGGCGCCGAGGTCGCAGCGGAGTCGGGAGAGCTTTCCGATTTCGGACTTCGGGTCATCGAGGTTGTTCAGACCATCATAGAGCGGGAGAGCCGCGCCAGCACGGAGCATGTTTACCGGGAGGGTCTGTCGTACATCTTGATGCAACCCGAGTTTGCCAGCACTGAAGATGCACAGCAACTTGTTACTGTGCTGGAACAACCGCCCCTGTTTTCATCTGTTTTTGAAGATGTTCGCCAGCAGGATGGGGTTCAAATTCTGATCGGGGGCGATCGTGCTGTTGAACCGCTGCGGGATATCAGCCTGGTATTGTCTCCCTATGGGATTTCCAGTCAGGCAACCGGCGTCCTTGGCATCCTGGGGCCTATTCGAATGCCCTACAACCGCGCGATTCCCTTGGTCCGTTTTGTCGCTCGTGTCATGAGCGAACTGGTACAGGATTGGTATGGATAA
- a CDS encoding DUF2089 domain-containing protein: MHTYSGRCPVCGQGMAVTRLHCRSCDTFLEGSFALSRFASLTQEQFSFLETFIRCQGKLSWVGEELKLSYPTVRNRLNDVIQALGFEIMDEPPADIRQRDVRNRQAILENLASGGMSTEEAIDLLQPE, encoded by the coding sequence ATGCATACATATTCAGGTCGCTGTCCGGTCTGTGGGCAAGGCATGGCAGTAACCAGGCTCCATTGCCGATCGTGCGATACGTTTTTGGAGGGGTCCTTTGCTCTCAGCCGGTTTGCCAGTCTGACCCAGGAGCAGTTCAGTTTTTTGGAAACGTTCATTCGCTGTCAGGGCAAGTTGAGTTGGGTAGGAGAGGAGTTGAAGCTGTCATATCCCACGGTTCGAAACCGTTTGAACGACGTTATCCAGGCTCTGGGCTTCGAAATCATGGATGAGCCGCCGGCTGATATTCGTCAACGAGACGTCCGCAATCGCCAGGCGATTTTGGAAAACCTGGCATCGGGCGGTATGTCAACGGAGGAAGCGATCGATCTGTTGCAGCCGGAATAG
- the grpE gene encoding nucleotide exchange factor GrpE, producing the protein MDKEEEGKQQTMSEDQERVEPSLDDSQEPGVVDGEVIDVSEPEVVEVTASDVLDDVEQGASWQDLLESAEQEPEESSDPVVGLVNEYKEAVKARDEWEDKYLRAAAEYANAKRRSEIRAENEIWASRERVLTNILPVLDDFERAFAALPEEVRESSWADGFGLIQRKLQGVLEREGVTRIEAEGQPFDPNLHQAVMMVDDADNESDTVLEVLQQGYMLGDRVLRPTMVKVAQ; encoded by the coding sequence ATGGATAAAGAAGAAGAGGGAAAACAGCAAACAATGAGTGAGGATCAGGAAAGAGTCGAGCCTTCCCTTGACGACAGTCAGGAACCAGGTGTCGTCGACGGAGAGGTGATTGATGTATCTGAGCCGGAGGTCGTCGAGGTAACGGCGTCGGATGTTTTGGATGATGTGGAGCAGGGTGCTTCCTGGCAGGATTTGCTGGAGAGTGCCGAACAAGAACCCGAAGAGAGTTCCGACCCTGTTGTCGGATTGGTCAACGAGTATAAGGAGGCAGTCAAGGCTCGCGACGAATGGGAGGACAAGTACCTGCGCGCGGCGGCAGAGTACGCCAACGCCAAACGCCGAAGTGAGATTCGGGCCGAGAACGAGATTTGGGCTTCCCGCGAGCGCGTCCTGACCAATATCCTTCCTGTTCTGGACGATTTCGAACGAGCGTTCGCAGCACTGCCGGAAGAGGTCCGGGAGAGTTCCTGGGCCGATGGATTTGGTCTTATTCAGCGCAAACTTCAGGGGGTACTGGAGCGTGAAGGCGTTACAAGAATCGAAGCTGAAGGGCAGCCCTTTGACCCCAATCTTCACCAGGCGGTGATGATGGTCGACGACGCCGATAACGAATCGGATACGGTCCTGGAGGTCTTGCAGCAAGGTTACATGTTGGGTGATCGCGTGTTACGGCCCACCATGGTCAAGGTAGCGCAGTAG
- a CDS encoding GNAT family N-acetyltransferase, with the protein MGAQLAVEGQVPFRGLRPLNPRRDLGQVADLIEEAFGGELEPGGIIALRDLRALARAGPLIGLMARSDPYLEDVLGGFVWIEENRVVGNVTVQRTDSYGKRWQIANVAVMEAYRGRGIGRILVEAGLDRIAQRHGKWAVLQVRTNNAIARGLYEDLGFEPLTEEANLQLPQVPRGMPTVELVPGMRLYDHEEWQKRYQLETVSRTGAAQWWRPVRSNQMLQTIEDRLAEKFWQVFGRNRVRRWVVERDSGLIAWLLIDARRWQGVHSLAFTVHPSSRGELEGKLVDFAMAFLADYPRWPVRVEHQGEHLEAIEALENAGFSLVRNHLSMRRRITKV; encoded by the coding sequence ATGGGCGCACAGTTGGCCGTAGAAGGTCAGGTCCCCTTTCGAGGGCTTCGTCCCCTCAATCCGCGGCGAGACCTGGGCCAGGTAGCAGATCTGATCGAGGAGGCCTTTGGCGGTGAGCTGGAGCCTGGCGGGATTATCGCGCTGCGCGACTTGCGTGCCCTGGCCCGCGCCGGCCCGCTGATTGGCCTGATGGCCCGATCGGACCCCTACCTGGAAGATGTGTTGGGCGGTTTTGTCTGGATCGAGGAGAATCGGGTCGTTGGCAACGTGACGGTCCAACGCACGGACTCTTACGGCAAAAGATGGCAGATTGCCAACGTGGCCGTCATGGAGGCATACCGGGGACGGGGTATCGGCCGGATTTTAGTAGAAGCTGGCCTGGATCGCATTGCCCAGCGGCACGGAAAATGGGCTGTACTCCAGGTGCGAACCAACAATGCAATCGCACGGGGACTCTACGAAGACCTGGGATTCGAGCCGTTGACCGAGGAAGCGAACCTACAGCTGCCCCAGGTCCCACGGGGAATGCCGACGGTCGAGCTGGTGCCCGGCATGCGTCTTTACGATCATGAGGAATGGCAGAAACGTTATCAGCTGGAAACGGTGTCCCGAACCGGTGCGGCTCAGTGGTGGCGGCCAGTTCGTTCGAACCAGATGTTGCAGACCATCGAAGATCGGCTGGCCGAAAAGTTCTGGCAGGTTTTTGGCCGGAATCGGGTTCGACGTTGGGTAGTGGAAAGGGATAGTGGCCTGATTGCCTGGCTCTTGATCGATGCCCGGCGTTGGCAGGGTGTCCACAGCCTGGCGTTCACCGTGCATCCATCCAGTCGTGGAGAGCTTGAGGGGAAACTGGTGGACTTCGCTATGGCCTTTCTGGCCGACTATCCCCGCTGGCCGGTCAGGGTGGAACATCAGGGTGAACACCTGGAGGCTATCGAGGCTCTGGAAAACGCCGGCTTTTCGTTGGTTCGCAACCATCTCTCGATGCGTCGAAGAATCACCAAAGTATGA